In Legionella lytica, one genomic interval encodes:
- the recN gene encoding DNA repair protein RecN, whose amino-acid sequence MLTTLCIEQFAIVQHLELDFTQGMTAFTGETGAGKSIMIDALLLALGERADASVIRPGQDKCDITAGFYVHQNSEPAQWLAEQDIPCEDGEVYLRRVIYAEGRSKSYINGQPFPLQKIKELSEKLVHIHGQHQTQTLMQHATHRQQLDQYAKNHALFDEVARLYKQCQKVQQEIDTLQGLEQQADRIELLKFQIEELSTLNLQENEIDTLYQEHQMLHHAKEYLQHSQNIHGLLNAEDEPNVCTSLNHILQLLSQLPQEQAQIKNTYELINGALIQCEEAIGEMQQFAERVHLDPERLHEIESRMSIIHQLARKYHVDSSQLAEHAQRLQKQLTLLQDSEAKLADLQRQHRELVAAYEQAANCLRRARQEHAPKLAQEISASIQQLGMPKGWVEIDITPLDKMYAHGMDKVEYKVCTNPGMQPDALSKIASGGELSRIGLAIQLITAQQGSTPTLLFDEVDVGIGGVTAALVGQMLRKLGERLQVFCVTHQPQVAASAHNHFMVEKSSDNTQTFTRISLLQHAEKIDEIARMLGGLTITEQTRSHARELLQQSA is encoded by the coding sequence ATGCTCACAACTTTGTGCATTGAACAATTTGCAATCGTGCAACACCTGGAATTAGATTTCACGCAGGGAATGACCGCCTTTACCGGGGAAACCGGGGCTGGTAAGTCGATTATGATCGATGCGTTATTACTGGCTTTAGGTGAACGTGCCGATGCATCAGTAATTCGTCCCGGGCAGGATAAATGCGACATTACTGCAGGTTTTTACGTGCATCAAAATTCGGAGCCTGCGCAATGGCTGGCAGAACAAGATATTCCTTGTGAGGACGGCGAAGTCTACTTACGTCGAGTAATCTATGCAGAAGGCCGTTCAAAATCATACATTAATGGGCAACCCTTTCCACTACAAAAAATAAAAGAACTCAGTGAAAAGTTAGTACATATTCATGGGCAACATCAGACACAAACCCTGATGCAGCATGCCACTCATCGCCAGCAATTAGATCAATATGCGAAGAATCATGCCCTGTTTGATGAGGTGGCTCGGCTTTATAAGCAATGTCAGAAAGTGCAACAAGAAATTGATACCTTACAAGGTTTAGAGCAACAAGCCGATCGTATTGAATTATTAAAATTTCAAATTGAAGAACTTTCCACCTTAAATCTGCAAGAGAATGAAATTGATACTTTGTATCAAGAGCATCAAATGTTGCACCATGCAAAAGAATATTTGCAACACAGTCAGAATATTCATGGTTTATTAAATGCTGAAGATGAGCCAAATGTGTGTACGAGCTTAAATCATATTTTGCAATTGCTTAGTCAACTACCCCAAGAGCAAGCGCAAATTAAAAATACCTATGAATTAATTAACGGTGCTTTAATTCAATGTGAAGAGGCCATTGGCGAAATGCAGCAATTTGCTGAGCGGGTGCATCTTGATCCAGAGCGTTTGCATGAAATAGAAAGCCGCATGAGCATCATTCATCAGCTGGCGCGAAAATATCACGTTGATAGCAGCCAACTGGCAGAACATGCACAACGTTTACAGAAACAATTAACGTTATTACAAGACAGTGAAGCTAAGTTAGCGGATTTACAACGACAACATCGTGAATTGGTGGCGGCTTATGAGCAAGCCGCAAACTGTTTAAGACGTGCCAGACAAGAGCACGCCCCCAAGTTAGCCCAGGAAATCTCTGCCAGCATTCAACAATTAGGAATGCCAAAGGGTTGGGTTGAAATTGACATCACCCCATTAGACAAGATGTATGCACATGGCATGGATAAGGTCGAGTATAAAGTATGTACCAACCCTGGCATGCAACCTGACGCACTGAGTAAAATTGCTTCAGGTGGGGAACTCTCACGAATCGGTTTAGCCATTCAACTGATCACCGCCCAACAAGGCTCCACTCCAACGTTATTATTTGATGAGGTAGATGTGGGTATTGGTGGTGTTACCGCGGCCTTAGTGGGACAAATGTTGCGTAAATTAGGTGAGCGTTTACAGGTCTTTTGTGTTACTCATCAACCCCAGGTTGCCGCCTCGGCGCACAACCATTTTATGGTGGAAAAGAGTAGTGATAATACCCAAACCTTCACTCGTATTTCCTTACTGCAACACGCGGAAAAAATCGATGAAATCGCC
- the hslO gene encoding Hsp33 family molecular chaperone HslO, with translation MKESDTLQRFIFEHANIRGEIVHIEKTYQTIMAQRNYPPMVKNLLGEAIVSCLLLASSIKFEGSLSLQFQGDKRLSLLLVQCDHELNIRAFARFEESLETEDYAKAFLSGQMVMTINQDNQTNSYQSMVPLQSTSMSENLMNYFAQSEQISTRVWLAVNETAAAGMLLQLMPGQDTVQREQFWEYAVQLGQTVSEEELLTLDNQTLLYRLYNETEVRVFDSRGTQFQCRCSLDKMRQVINILGEKEAQELLEEQGKIDIRCDFCNKEYLFDAIDVAMLFHK, from the coding sequence ATGAAAGAATCTGATACCCTGCAACGCTTTATTTTTGAACATGCCAATATTCGTGGCGAAATAGTACACATTGAAAAAACTTATCAAACCATTATGGCTCAGCGTAATTATCCTCCCATGGTTAAAAATTTGTTGGGTGAGGCCATCGTTTCATGTTTATTACTTGCATCCAGTATTAAATTTGAAGGCAGTTTGAGTTTACAATTTCAAGGAGACAAGCGTTTGTCTTTGCTCTTGGTTCAATGTGATCATGAGCTCAATATAAGGGCTTTTGCGCGCTTTGAAGAATCTTTGGAAACCGAAGATTATGCTAAGGCCTTCCTTAGTGGGCAGATGGTAATGACGATTAACCAGGATAATCAAACCAACTCCTACCAAAGTATGGTGCCTTTACAGTCCACTTCCATGAGTGAAAATTTAATGAATTATTTTGCTCAGTCCGAACAAATATCTACCCGTGTTTGGTTGGCAGTGAATGAAACTGCTGCGGCGGGGATGTTATTGCAATTAATGCCTGGGCAAGATACGGTACAGCGAGAGCAGTTTTGGGAGTACGCTGTACAATTAGGGCAAACTGTCAGTGAAGAAGAGTTGTTAACCTTAGATAATCAAACCTTACTTTATCGTTTGTATAATGAAACTGAGGTACGTGTTTTTGACAGTCGTGGTACTCAATTTCAATGCCGTTGTAGTCTGGATAAAATGCGGCAGGTGATTAATATTCTCGGCGAGAAAGAAGCCCAGGAATTATTAGAGGAACAGGGTAAAATAGATATTCGTTGTGACTTTTGCAACAAGGAATACCTCTTCGATGCGATTGATGTCGCCATGTTATTCCATAAGTAA
- a CDS encoding NAD(+) kinase, producing the protein MSAKKHLEQIVTNKTKFKRVILYARQHRANPGVNDSLNRLVEFLESQKVSVYQDVDTLLGFDVQLPVLTKNEMGEKNDLIIVIGGDGSLISAARMATKVNTPVIGINRGRLGFLTDILPHDIESQLSAVLAGQYKEEKRFLLHARIYDDKETYFEGDAVNDVVLSRGNETHLIEFSVYVNEQLVSHYRSDGMILSTPTGSTAYALSAGGPIMHPELNAIVLVPMFSHSLSSRPLVVDGESKIELHINEGNEADLCVSCDGHQSRMVKPGQRVTIQKDAHQLRLLHPLDYHYYDTLRSKLGWESTHQG; encoded by the coding sequence ATGAGCGCAAAAAAGCATCTCGAGCAAATAGTGACGAATAAAACTAAATTTAAGCGTGTGATTTTATATGCACGCCAACATCGTGCAAACCCAGGGGTTAACGACAGCTTAAATCGCTTGGTTGAGTTTTTGGAAAGCCAAAAGGTCAGCGTCTATCAAGACGTTGACACTTTGCTGGGTTTTGACGTGCAATTACCGGTCTTAACTAAAAATGAGATGGGTGAAAAAAACGATTTGATCATTGTGATTGGCGGAGATGGTAGTTTGATTTCCGCTGCTCGTATGGCCACGAAAGTAAATACGCCGGTCATCGGGATCAACCGCGGACGCCTAGGTTTTTTAACTGATATTTTACCTCATGATATTGAAAGCCAGCTTAGTGCGGTATTGGCCGGACAATATAAAGAAGAAAAACGCTTCTTATTGCATGCTCGTATCTATGATGATAAAGAGACTTATTTTGAAGGGGATGCGGTAAATGATGTGGTTTTGTCACGTGGTAATGAAACGCATTTAATCGAGTTTTCTGTATACGTAAATGAGCAGTTGGTTAGTCATTATCGTTCTGATGGCATGATTTTATCGACCCCTACTGGTTCTACAGCGTACGCTTTATCTGCTGGTGGGCCAATTATGCATCCTGAATTGAATGCGATTGTGCTGGTGCCGATGTTTTCTCACAGCCTCAGCTCCCGTCCTTTGGTCGTTGATGGCGAATCAAAAATTGAATTACACATTAATGAAGGCAATGAAGCCGATCTGTGTGTGAGCTGTGATGGGCATCAGTCGCGTATGGTAAAACCAGGACAGCGAGTTACGATTCAAAAAGATGCACATCAGTTACGATTGTTGCATCCTCTTGATTATCATTACTATGATACATTACGATCCAAGCTTGGTTGGGAATCCACACATCAGGGATAA
- the typA gene encoding translational GTPase TypA — MIEQIRNIAIIAHVDHGKTTLVDKLLQQTGTLNERAPKVERVMDSNALEKERGITILAKNTCVYWNDHQINIVDTPGHADFGGEVERILSMVDCVLLLVDAVDGPMPQTRFVTQKAFAQGLNPIVVINKIDRPGARPDWVMDQVFDLFDNLGATDEQLDFPVVYASALNGYAKLNLEDEATDMSALLQTIIDKVHAPQVDAEGPFQMQISSLDYSSYVGTIGIGRITRGQIKAKSPVKIMDKDGNIRSGRLLQLLGFRGLERVEIEEASAGDIIAITGIEGLKISDTVCDPAMVEGLPALSVDEPTISMTFQVNDSPFVGQDGKFVTSRKIRERLDTELLHNVALRVEDCDDPDKFRVSGRGELHLSILIETMRREGYELAICKPEVILHEVDGEQQEPYERLTVDVEENHQGAIMEKLGERRGEMQDMVPDGKGRVRLDYIIPTRGLIGFHSEFLSATSGTGLMYHVYDHYGPAYKGRIGKRVNGVLIANCQGAARAFALFNLQERGRLFVEHQTPCYEGMVVGIHARDNDLVVNVTKEKQLTNMRASGTDENIILTPPIRLTLEQALEFIDEDELVEVTPNSIRIRKKALKEHERKKASRANSDE; from the coding sequence ATGATTGAACAGATTCGCAATATTGCCATCATTGCACACGTAGACCATGGCAAAACCACCCTAGTTGATAAGCTTTTGCAACAAACAGGTACTCTTAATGAACGAGCTCCTAAAGTAGAGCGCGTTATGGATTCTAATGCTTTGGAAAAAGAACGAGGCATTACCATTTTAGCTAAAAACACTTGCGTGTATTGGAATGATCATCAAATTAATATTGTTGATACTCCTGGACACGCGGACTTTGGTGGGGAAGTTGAGCGAATTCTGTCGATGGTAGATTGCGTGCTGTTGCTGGTTGATGCGGTAGACGGCCCGATGCCTCAAACTCGCTTCGTAACGCAAAAAGCGTTTGCACAGGGATTAAATCCAATCGTGGTGATCAATAAAATTGACCGCCCAGGTGCTCGACCTGATTGGGTTATGGACCAAGTATTTGATTTGTTTGACAATCTTGGTGCGACCGATGAGCAGTTAGATTTCCCAGTTGTTTATGCTTCTGCATTAAATGGCTATGCTAAGCTGAATCTAGAGGATGAAGCTACGGACATGAGCGCTTTATTGCAAACGATTATTGATAAGGTTCATGCACCGCAAGTTGATGCTGAAGGCCCATTCCAAATGCAAATCAGTTCGTTGGATTACTCATCTTATGTAGGGACTATTGGTATTGGTCGTATTACTCGCGGTCAAATCAAAGCAAAATCTCCTGTGAAAATTATGGATAAAGACGGCAACATTCGTTCTGGCCGTTTATTACAGCTCTTGGGCTTTAGAGGTTTGGAACGTGTTGAGATTGAAGAGGCAAGCGCTGGTGATATCATCGCGATTACTGGTATCGAAGGCTTGAAGATTTCCGATACAGTTTGCGATCCGGCTATGGTTGAGGGGTTACCTGCACTTTCGGTTGACGAGCCAACCATCAGTATGACCTTCCAGGTAAATGATTCGCCTTTTGTTGGTCAAGACGGTAAATTTGTTACCTCACGTAAAATTCGTGAGCGTTTAGATACTGAGTTATTACACAACGTGGCTTTACGCGTTGAAGATTGCGATGACCCGGATAAGTTCCGTGTTTCTGGTCGTGGGGAATTACATTTATCTATTCTGATTGAAACCATGCGCCGTGAAGGCTATGAGCTGGCAATTTGTAAGCCAGAAGTAATCCTGCACGAAGTTGATGGCGAACAACAAGAGCCTTATGAGCGTTTAACCGTTGATGTGGAAGAGAACCATCAAGGTGCAATCATGGAAAAATTGGGTGAGCGCCGTGGTGAAATGCAAGATATGGTTCCAGATGGCAAAGGACGGGTGCGCTTAGATTACATCATCCCAACTCGCGGCCTTATTGGCTTCCATAGCGAATTCTTATCCGCTACTTCAGGTACAGGCTTGATGTATCACGTGTACGATCATTATGGTCCTGCATATAAAGGACGTATTGGTAAGCGTGTGAATGGTGTATTAATCGCCAACTGCCAAGGAGCTGCACGTGCTTTTGCCTTATTTAACTTACAAGAGCGTGGACGTTTATTTGTTGAACACCAAACACCGTGTTATGAAGGTATGGTGGTTGGTATTCATGCCCGTGACAACGATCTGGTCGTGAATGTAACTAAAGAAAAACAATTAACCAACATGCGTGCGTCAGGTACTGATGAAAATATTATCCTAACGCCACCAATCAGATTAACGTTGGAACAAGCTTTGGAATTTATTGATGAGGATGAATTAGTTGAAGTAACGCCTAATTCAATTCGTATTCGTAAAAAAGCGCTGAAAGAACATGAGCGCAAAAAAGCATCTCGAGCAAATAGTGACGAATAA